The Apium graveolens cultivar Ventura chromosome 6, ASM990537v1, whole genome shotgun sequence genome contains a region encoding:
- the LOC141668149 gene encoding ABSCISIC ACID-INSENSITIVE 5-like protein 4 isoform X2 gives MVRTDNSDFLLRGEIHSSVHSTNPQHPDSHVLPSLDRQRSILSLLDVFQHTFSDDIGISGSMNIDELLKNVWTEEEIQAFEQTLLPSPDIALGAAAPMGAATVPTAAATANINPQFIPSNEEMNLEDFLIMAGVVRAPDYSSPLQQSCASYQNNNNTTVGSGTPGCMVRPVIASGGGRNVPAYQTLLEKSDKDAASAAIARKHSGYQPREGGFRQGSADTPVSSDSIGGSNSDSVNNLDINVNLADKSSHPASKEVSRKQQRRVIKNRESAARSRARREAYTCDLEAQLHALKAGKARLQQKMQEMKRMKQQEMDEVMKASKGKDGKKGLKRSWSSLY, from the exons ATGGTGAGGACAGACAACTCAGACTTTCTATTGCGAGGAGAAATTCACTCATCTGTTCATTCAACAAACCCACAACATCCTGACAGCCATGTCCTCCCATCACTAGATCGCCAAAGGTCAATCTTGTCCCTCCTTGATGTGTTTCAACACACATTCTCTGATGACATTGGAATCTCTGGATCAATGAACATAGATGAACTCCTTAAAAACGTTTGGACAGAAGAAGAAATTCAAGCTTTTGAACAAACACTTCTCCCCAGCCCCGATATTGCCCTCGGCGCTGCTGCCCCCATGGGAGCAGCCACAGTCCCCACAGCTGCAGCCACAGCCAATATTAATCCACAGTTCATCCCTTCAAACGAAGAGATGAACCTCGAGGATTTTCTTATCATGGCTGGTGTGGTGCGGGCACCTGATTATTCTTCTCCTCTGCAGCAGTCATGTGCGTCATACCAGAACAACAATAATACAACAGTTGGATCTGGGACACCTGGTTGTATGGTCAGGCCTGTCATTGCTTCAGGAGGGGGTAGAAATGTGCCAGCTTATCAGACACTGCTGGAAAAAAGCGACAAAGATGCAGCATCAGCTGCAATTGCAAGAAAACATAGTGGATACCAACCACGTGAAGGTGGATTTAGGCAGGGGTCAGCCGATACTCCAGTTTCCTCTGACAGTATCGGGGGAAGCAATTCTGACAGTGTGAATAATCTTGATATAAATGTCAATTTAGCGGACAAGTCCAGTCATCCGGCATCCAAAGAGGTGTCGAGAAAGCAGCAGCGTCGCGTGATCAAAAACAGAGAATCTGCCGCCAGGTCAAGGGCTAGGAGAGAG GCGTATACTTGTGATTTAGAAGCCCAACTGCACGCGCTAAAAGCAGGGAAGGCACGCCTGCAACAAAAAATG CaagagatgaagaggatgaagcaGCAA GAAATGGACGAGGTCATGAAAGCTAGCAAGGGAAAAGACGGAAAGAAGGGGCTCAAAAGGAGCTGGAGCTCGTTGTACTGA
- the LOC141668149 gene encoding ABSCISIC ACID-INSENSITIVE 5-like protein 4 isoform X4, translating into MVRTDNSDFLLRGEIHSSVHSTNPQHPDSHVLPSLDRQRSILSLLDVFQHTFSDDIGISGSMNIDELLKNVWTEEEIQAFEQTLLPSPDIALGAAAPMGAATVPTAAATANINPQFIPSNEEMNLEDFLIMAGVVRAPDYSSPLQQSCASYQNNNNTTVGSGTPGCMVRPVIASGGGRNVPAYQTLLEKSDKDAASAAIARKHSGYQPREGGFRQGSADTPVSSDSIGGSNSDSVNNLDINVNLADKSSHPASKEVSRKQQRRVIKNRESAARSRARREAYTCDLEAQLHALKAGKARLQQKMDYTLCTLITNGRIQTCSWS; encoded by the exons ATGGTGAGGACAGACAACTCAGACTTTCTATTGCGAGGAGAAATTCACTCATCTGTTCATTCAACAAACCCACAACATCCTGACAGCCATGTCCTCCCATCACTAGATCGCCAAAGGTCAATCTTGTCCCTCCTTGATGTGTTTCAACACACATTCTCTGATGACATTGGAATCTCTGGATCAATGAACATAGATGAACTCCTTAAAAACGTTTGGACAGAAGAAGAAATTCAAGCTTTTGAACAAACACTTCTCCCCAGCCCCGATATTGCCCTCGGCGCTGCTGCCCCCATGGGAGCAGCCACAGTCCCCACAGCTGCAGCCACAGCCAATATTAATCCACAGTTCATCCCTTCAAACGAAGAGATGAACCTCGAGGATTTTCTTATCATGGCTGGTGTGGTGCGGGCACCTGATTATTCTTCTCCTCTGCAGCAGTCATGTGCGTCATACCAGAACAACAATAATACAACAGTTGGATCTGGGACACCTGGTTGTATGGTCAGGCCTGTCATTGCTTCAGGAGGGGGTAGAAATGTGCCAGCTTATCAGACACTGCTGGAAAAAAGCGACAAAGATGCAGCATCAGCTGCAATTGCAAGAAAACATAGTGGATACCAACCACGTGAAGGTGGATTTAGGCAGGGGTCAGCCGATACTCCAGTTTCCTCTGACAGTATCGGGGGAAGCAATTCTGACAGTGTGAATAATCTTGATATAAATGTCAATTTAGCGGACAAGTCCAGTCATCCGGCATCCAAAGAGGTGTCGAGAAAGCAGCAGCGTCGCGTGATCAAAAACAGAGAATCTGCCGCCAGGTCAAGGGCTAGGAGAGAG GCGTATACTTGTGATTTAGAAGCCCAACTGCACGCGCTAAAAGCAGGGAAGGCACGCCTGCAACAAAAAATG
- the LOC141668149 gene encoding ABSCISIC ACID-INSENSITIVE 5-like protein 4 isoform X1: protein MVRTDNSDFLLRGEIHSSVHSTNPQHPDSHVLPSLDRQRSILSLLDVFQHTFSDDIGISGSMNIDELLKNVWTEEEIQAFEQTLLPSPDIALGAAAPMGAATVPTAAATANINPQFIPSNEEMNLEDFLIMAGVVRAPDYSSPLQQSCASYQNNNNTTVGSGTPGCMVRPVIASGGGRNVPAYQTLLEKSDKDAASAAIARKHSGYQPREGGFRQGSADTPVSSDSIGGSNSDSVNNLDINVNLADKSSHPASKEVSRKQQRRVIKNRESAARSRARREAYTCDLEAQLHALKAGKARLQQKMQEMKRMKQQNFVQEMDEVMKASKGKDGKKGLKRSWSSLY, encoded by the exons ATGGTGAGGACAGACAACTCAGACTTTCTATTGCGAGGAGAAATTCACTCATCTGTTCATTCAACAAACCCACAACATCCTGACAGCCATGTCCTCCCATCACTAGATCGCCAAAGGTCAATCTTGTCCCTCCTTGATGTGTTTCAACACACATTCTCTGATGACATTGGAATCTCTGGATCAATGAACATAGATGAACTCCTTAAAAACGTTTGGACAGAAGAAGAAATTCAAGCTTTTGAACAAACACTTCTCCCCAGCCCCGATATTGCCCTCGGCGCTGCTGCCCCCATGGGAGCAGCCACAGTCCCCACAGCTGCAGCCACAGCCAATATTAATCCACAGTTCATCCCTTCAAACGAAGAGATGAACCTCGAGGATTTTCTTATCATGGCTGGTGTGGTGCGGGCACCTGATTATTCTTCTCCTCTGCAGCAGTCATGTGCGTCATACCAGAACAACAATAATACAACAGTTGGATCTGGGACACCTGGTTGTATGGTCAGGCCTGTCATTGCTTCAGGAGGGGGTAGAAATGTGCCAGCTTATCAGACACTGCTGGAAAAAAGCGACAAAGATGCAGCATCAGCTGCAATTGCAAGAAAACATAGTGGATACCAACCACGTGAAGGTGGATTTAGGCAGGGGTCAGCCGATACTCCAGTTTCCTCTGACAGTATCGGGGGAAGCAATTCTGACAGTGTGAATAATCTTGATATAAATGTCAATTTAGCGGACAAGTCCAGTCATCCGGCATCCAAAGAGGTGTCGAGAAAGCAGCAGCGTCGCGTGATCAAAAACAGAGAATCTGCCGCCAGGTCAAGGGCTAGGAGAGAG GCGTATACTTGTGATTTAGAAGCCCAACTGCACGCGCTAAAAGCAGGGAAGGCACGCCTGCAACAAAAAATG CaagagatgaagaggatgaagcaGCAA AACTTCGTGCAGGAAATGGACGAGGTCATGAAAGCTAGCAAGGGAAAAGACGGAAAGAAGGGGCTCAAAAGGAGCTGGAGCTCGTTGTACTGA
- the LOC141668149 gene encoding ABSCISIC ACID-INSENSITIVE 5-like protein 7 isoform X3, protein MVRTDNSDFLLRGEIHSSVHSTNPQHPDSHVLPSLDRQRSILSLLDVFQHTFSDDIGISGSMNIDELLKNVWTEEEIQAFEQTLLPSPDIALGAAAPMGAATVPTAAATANINPQFIPSNEEMNLEDFLIMAGVVRAPDYSSPLQQSCASYQNNNNTTVGSGTPGCMVRPVIASGGGRNVPAYQTLLEKSDKDAASAAIARKHSGYQPREGGFRQGSADTPVSSDSIGGSNSDSVNNLDINVNLADKSSHPASKEVSRKQQRRVIKNRESAARSRARREAYTCDLEAQLHALKAGKARLQQKMEMDEVMKASKGKDGKKGLKRSWSSLY, encoded by the exons ATGGTGAGGACAGACAACTCAGACTTTCTATTGCGAGGAGAAATTCACTCATCTGTTCATTCAACAAACCCACAACATCCTGACAGCCATGTCCTCCCATCACTAGATCGCCAAAGGTCAATCTTGTCCCTCCTTGATGTGTTTCAACACACATTCTCTGATGACATTGGAATCTCTGGATCAATGAACATAGATGAACTCCTTAAAAACGTTTGGACAGAAGAAGAAATTCAAGCTTTTGAACAAACACTTCTCCCCAGCCCCGATATTGCCCTCGGCGCTGCTGCCCCCATGGGAGCAGCCACAGTCCCCACAGCTGCAGCCACAGCCAATATTAATCCACAGTTCATCCCTTCAAACGAAGAGATGAACCTCGAGGATTTTCTTATCATGGCTGGTGTGGTGCGGGCACCTGATTATTCTTCTCCTCTGCAGCAGTCATGTGCGTCATACCAGAACAACAATAATACAACAGTTGGATCTGGGACACCTGGTTGTATGGTCAGGCCTGTCATTGCTTCAGGAGGGGGTAGAAATGTGCCAGCTTATCAGACACTGCTGGAAAAAAGCGACAAAGATGCAGCATCAGCTGCAATTGCAAGAAAACATAGTGGATACCAACCACGTGAAGGTGGATTTAGGCAGGGGTCAGCCGATACTCCAGTTTCCTCTGACAGTATCGGGGGAAGCAATTCTGACAGTGTGAATAATCTTGATATAAATGTCAATTTAGCGGACAAGTCCAGTCATCCGGCATCCAAAGAGGTGTCGAGAAAGCAGCAGCGTCGCGTGATCAAAAACAGAGAATCTGCCGCCAGGTCAAGGGCTAGGAGAGAG GCGTATACTTGTGATTTAGAAGCCCAACTGCACGCGCTAAAAGCAGGGAAGGCACGCCTGCAACAAAAAATG GAAATGGACGAGGTCATGAAAGCTAGCAAGGGAAAAGACGGAAAGAAGGGGCTCAAAAGGAGCTGGAGCTCGTTGTACTGA
- the LOC141665122 gene encoding uncharacterized protein LOC141665122 — translation MIYQSIPEEMLLSLSDKKKAKDAWEALRIISQGADRAKAAKVQTLKAEFETLSMKETELLDDICMKLNGLVTNIRALGEDVKETYVVKKLLRAVPQKFLQIASTMEQFGNLETMKVEEVIGSLKAHEERIKGST, via the coding sequence ATGATCTATCAAAGCATTCCAGAGGAAATGTTACTTTCTCTGTCAGATAAGAAAAAGGCAAAAGATGCCTGGGAAGCATTGAGAATTATTAGTCAAGGTGCAGACAGAGCTAAGGCGGCCAAGGTTCAGACTTTGAAGGCAGAATTCGAGACTCTTAGTATGAAAGAAACAGAGTTATTGGATGATATATGTATGAAACTTAATGGACTGGTGACAAACATTCGAGCCCTTGGAGAAGATGTGAAGGAAACTTACGTGGTTAAGAAATTGCTTCGTGCAGTCCCACAAAAATTCTTACAAATAGCGTCCACAATGGAACAATTTGGGAATTTAGAAACAATGAAGGTAGAGGAGGTAATTGGTTCACTAAAAGCACATGAAGAAAGGATAAAGGGAAGTACATAA